Within the Sporocytophaga myxococcoides DSM 11118 genome, the region GAATACCCAGCTTCCTGTCATCAATTACAGAAATCAACGCTCCCAGAATACCCACCTGTAATAAACATGGTATAGTTCCTCCTATTACTACCAGTCTTCCGCCAGGCAATAAAACTCTTTTATATGAAAAGACAGACCGATCAGCAATAACATCAATTATACAATTATAACGAAAACCCTTTTCCACAAAATCCTCATATTTATAATCTATCACGTGATCAGCTCCCAGGTTGCACAACATTTCCAGTTTTTGATAACTATCAACGCAAGTCACCTCTGCCCCAAATGATTTTGCTATCTGTAGCGCAAAAGTCCCCACACCTCCACCGGCACCATTGATCAGTACTTTATCACCTGGCTTAATTGACACATCATTATACAGAGATTGTAAGGCAAGCACACCTGCCTGAGGTATTGCAGCAGCATGTTCAAAGGACAGATCAGAAGGTTTTAGTGTTAGCAATTTTTCAGGAACACAAGCATATTCCGCAAAACCGCCCCAACATGCAGATATATCTCCCATCACTTCATCTCCAGCCTTAAGATGTTTAACATTTTTTCCTATTAATTCAATTCTCCCGGCTATATCACATCCTATAATCTTATACTTAGGCTTGAATACACCGAATAATAACCTATATAAATACGGCTTACCTCTTAACAAATCCCAGTCCCATGAATTTACAGAAGCCGCATAAATCTTTACCTGCACTTCATTGTCACCTGGTACAGGTTTTTCTACGTCTTTCATTTGAAGAACTTCCGGATTACCATATCTGGTGTAGGTTATTGCTTTCATAAAATTCATGATGGCTTCAGTTAATCATTAATTAAATTTATTGATTCACGGCTTTTAATTGGGAAATAGATGAAAAATTATGATGTTCTGCTAAGTCTGTAAGATAAGGAATTTAGTTGACTGAACAACACATAAAAATCTAGGACACTGAACAATATATACTAAAAATCTATTGTCTATTGAAATATAACAGCCCAATCAATCATTTAAAAAATGTGGAAGCAGAATGAATTTAAAATGAACTAATCCTATTTCTCGGAATATGAAAAAGCCCCACCATAAGCAAATGTTATGGTGGGGCTTTTTCATATCTTTTTTTAATCTATTATTCTATTATAAGTTTCTGTGCCCAGGTATTTTTGCCATTAGAAAACTTCAGATAGTATATACCTGAATTAAGATCTGATATATCTAATGTCTTTTGCAATTGGTGTCCCATATCAATCTTACGAACTAATGATCCGTTTGCTTTTAATAAATCTGCGGATAAATATCCTACCTCATTGTTACTTTCAATTGTTAAAGAATCATCTGCTGGATTAGGATAAAATTTAACAGAAGCCTTTAATGCAGTGACATTTAAGCCCGATGTAACTGAAGTAAAATCTGCCTTTATTACTATTGGAGATCCTGTTAAGGTAATTATATTGGCAGTAAGCGCTTGCCCTTTGTTAGTAGTAGAATAATCCCAGCTATATACCATAGCTCCCGCTTCAGGAGTACCAGGAAGTGTATATTGAACAGAAGCAGATTCATTCCTATCTAGTTTTGTTTTCGCCCACAATACATAATAAGTTTCATTGCCCTTTGTAAATGCAGCTCCATCTGCTCCAGATGCAGACAAGTTAAGTGCTAGTGTTTTATCCGGATCATAAACACTTCCATGTATAAGCCAGGTAAGCGACTTTGTTGCAACTCCGGCAGGAGTAATTTTAGCTGTTGCAGGTGTTGCTGTATTAAGGTTATAAAACATTCCCATTAAATCCATTCCCTGCTTCGGAGAAGTACTAGCGGATTCATCAGTATCATCTCCAAGCTTGTATGTATATAATTGCACGATGTTATTCATCTGAGCCTTTACAAATGCTTTTACAACAAAATTTCGTTGTGCTTCAGGAGACCCTATCCATGTTGCATCCGAATATGTCTTTCTTGGAATATTGGTTTCAGTGATAATCCATATTTTCTCAGGATATGTAGTTCCATTATAACCATACTTATCAAGTACATTATTAAGTTTGTCTTTTTGATCCAACATGGCCTGAACTGCTTTATCTGAATGTCTGAAATAATCAAAATCACCTTTCGAATTGTTCCATGTTCTTTGGTTGTATTGTGGATATGAATGATAACTTAATACATCAAAGTAAGCACCGCCTTTTAAAGGATATTCTGTTGAAACTTTTCCTCCATCAGGATTATCAGTTACTCTGAGCATAGCATCTAAAAAGCCTGCATATCCTATACCACCTGTAGTCACATATAGATTAGGCTTTAAAGCCTTTACAACTTCATAGGTAATTCTTAACAAACGAACATACTGAGGTAGTGTAGCATTCAGATTGGGCAAATCACAAGGATTAGGATCATTGTCAAACCAGTTACCAGTCTCCCCTTTGTTTTTATCACCAAGACCGCTATAGGTAAAATCCGGTTCATTCCATACCTCTACAAATCTGATATAATCCCCATAGGTTTGAATAACTTTATATACAAAATTTGCATAATAGTTATTCTCATTTATCGGAGTTTTATTAGGATCACTAGCATCCCAGATTGGAAGATACATATTCTTAAACACCTGACTGTTTAAAGTCTTCGTGCCACATGTAATAGTTTCAGTAGATTGATGAGATGCTAAAATATCGCCGTCAAGAAACAAAGTAATATCATGCATTTTTTTATTCTCAACATAATATTTAAACTCGCTAAGCCTCACATTTATTCCATAATCTTCAACAAACTTATCATTAAGCTTTGGACGCATGGAATATAATCCTGCCTTTTCCATTAAGTCTGATAACAATTTGTCTGTAGGTGCATTATTATTAAATCCGCTGTAATAACCCGGGTTTGTACCATATGCAAAAATTCCTGAATATGGTTCAACAACATCATTGGCGGTAAATGTCGGTTTCTGGGCAT harbors:
- a CDS encoding NAD(P)-dependent alcohol dehydrogenase yields the protein MKAITYTRYGNPEVLQMKDVEKPVPGDNEVQVKIYAASVNSWDWDLLRGKPYLYRLLFGVFKPKYKIIGCDIAGRIELIGKNVKHLKAGDEVMGDISACWGGFAEYACVPEKLLTLKPSDLSFEHAAAIPQAGVLALQSLYNDVSIKPGDKVLINGAGGGVGTFALQIAKSFGAEVTCVDSYQKLEMLCNLGADHVIDYKYEDFVEKGFRYNCIIDVIADRSVFSYKRVLLPGGRLVVIGGTIPCLLQVGILGALISVIDDRKLGILIHEPNKGLDLLLDLIKKGVVKPVIDSEYNLKDVPLALQRLGDGKALGKIVIKVSEEG
- a CDS encoding T9SS type A sorting domain-containing protein, yielding MIKTLRWIFVIFSITSYAQKPTFTANDVVEPYSGIFAYGTNPGYYSGFNNNAPTDKLLSDLMEKAGLYSMRPKLNDKFVEDYGINVRLSEFKYYVENKKMHDITLFLDGDILASHQSTETITCGTKTLNSQVFKNMYLPIWDASDPNKTPINENNYYANFVYKVIQTYGDYIRFVEVWNEPDFTYSGLGDKNKGETGNWFDNDPNPCDLPNLNATLPQYVRLLRITYEVVKALKPNLYVTTGGIGYAGFLDAMLRVTDNPDGGKVSTEYPLKGGAYFDVLSYHSYPQYNQRTWNNSKGDFDYFRHSDKAVQAMLDQKDKLNNVLDKYGYNGTTYPEKIWIITETNIPRKTYSDATWIGSPEAQRNFVVKAFVKAQMNNIVQLYTYKLGDDTDESASTSPKQGMDLMGMFYNLNTATPATAKITPAGVATKSLTWLIHGSVYDPDKTLALNLSASGADGAAFTKGNETYYVLWAKTKLDRNESASVQYTLPGTPEAGAMVYSWDYSTTNKGQALTANIITLTGSPIVIKADFTSVTSGLNVTALKASVKFYPNPADDSLTIESNNEVGYLSADLLKANGSLVRKIDMGHQLQKTLDISDLNSGIYYLKFSNGKNTWAQKLIIE